One window of the Flexivirga oryzae genome contains the following:
- the nuoK gene encoding NADH-quinone oxidoreductase subunit NuoK, whose product MIHSAPPMVVVGLLFGIGLYGVLARRNAILVLIGVELMLAAAGLLFVTVGSLTSDTMRAGQIMTIFVITIAAAEIAVALGVILAIFRSRGNIDMAQAGERE is encoded by the coding sequence GTGATCCACTCCGCGCCGCCGATGGTGGTCGTCGGGCTGCTCTTCGGCATCGGTCTCTACGGTGTGCTCGCCCGCCGCAACGCGATCCTGGTGTTGATCGGCGTCGAGTTGATGCTCGCCGCGGCCGGCCTGCTCTTCGTGACCGTCGGGTCGCTGACCAGTGACACGATGCGGGCCGGGCAGATCATGACGATCTTCGTCATCACCATCGCCGCGGCGGAGATCGCCGTCGCGCTCGGGGTGATCCTCGCGATCTTCCGGTCCCGCGGGAACATCGACATGGCGCAGGCGGGTGAGCGCGAGTGA
- a CDS encoding NADH-quinone oxidoreductase subunit J family protein, whose amino-acid sequence MTTYDVLFTIAGAISVASALLAVSTKHLVHSALWLIVSLAALCGCYLVLGAEFVALVQLLVYVGAVVVLVLFALMLTRAPIGRSHEHDTSLVQRAAALVVGAATAALLSAVLVGAFGNSRQRINGGGTHLLATRLFGSWVWPFELLSALLLVALVAALALARLPIGRRGATEGKMR is encoded by the coding sequence ATGACGACCTACGACGTCCTCTTCACCATCGCCGGGGCGATCAGCGTGGCATCGGCGCTGCTCGCCGTCAGCACCAAACACCTGGTCCACTCCGCACTCTGGCTGATCGTCAGCCTGGCTGCCCTGTGCGGTTGTTACCTGGTGCTCGGTGCCGAATTCGTCGCGCTGGTGCAGCTGCTCGTGTATGTCGGTGCGGTGGTCGTGCTCGTCCTCTTCGCGCTGATGCTCACCCGGGCGCCGATCGGTCGCAGCCACGAGCACGACACCTCCCTGGTCCAGCGTGCGGCGGCACTCGTCGTCGGTGCGGCGACGGCCGCGCTGCTCTCCGCGGTGCTGGTCGGCGCATTCGGCAACAGCAGGCAGCGCATCAACGGCGGCGGCACGCACCTGCTGGCCACCCGGCTGTTCGGCAGCTGGGTCTGGCCGTTCGAGCTGCTGTCCGCGCTGCTGCTGGTGGCGCTGGTCGCCGCGCTGGCCCTGGCCCGGCTGCCGATCGGGCGCCGCGGCGCGACCGAGGGGAAGATGCGGTGA
- a CDS encoding NuoI/complex I 23 kDa subunit family protein: MSKFLTGLAKGMATTARTMVTHAPTQQYPHVQPDLPDRSRGVIALLEENCTSCMLCARECPDWCIYIDSHKETVPPGPEGGRARQHNMLDRFAIDFSLCMYCGICIEVCPFDALFWSPEFEYADGDIRNLLHEKEKLGEWMRTVPPPEPIDPGAAPDADGVSPGEAAG; encoded by the coding sequence ATGTCCAAGTTCCTGACCGGGCTGGCCAAGGGTATGGCGACAACCGCCCGCACCATGGTCACGCACGCACCCACCCAGCAGTACCCGCACGTGCAACCCGACCTGCCCGACCGCAGTCGCGGGGTCATCGCGCTGCTGGAGGAGAACTGCACCTCCTGCATGCTCTGTGCCCGGGAGTGCCCCGACTGGTGCATCTACATCGACTCGCACAAGGAGACCGTCCCGCCCGGCCCGGAGGGCGGACGCGCCCGCCAGCACAACATGCTGGATCGTTTCGCGATCGACTTCAGCCTGTGCATGTACTGCGGGATCTGCATCGAGGTGTGCCCCTTCGACGCGTTGTTCTGGAGCCCCGAGTTCGAGTATGCCGACGGCGACATCCGGAACCTGTTGCACGAGAAGGAGAAACTGGGGGAGTGGATGCGCACGGTGCCGCCGCCGGAGCCGATCGACCCCGGTGCGGCGCCCGACGCGGACGGTGTGTCACCGGGCGAGGCGGCCGGATGA
- a CDS encoding complex I subunit 1/NuoH family protein: MNEYVEIVIRSVCVLAAFLVLPLVVGQTEHKVMAHMQGRLGPMEAGGFHGWAQLIADGVKFVQKEDVVPLAADKSVFRLAPALGIVSYLLALAVIPFGSDFFGANVPGGLVWLLAVSGIGTLGTLMAGWSSGNKYSLLGGMRTAAQLVSYELPLILVCASFAIAAGSLSMVGIAQAWNPWWLIWQLPGAIVFLVAATAELQRPPFDMPVADSELVMGPYTEYTGLRFALFLLAEYAGIVVMSFLLAALWLGAWAGPFSDSLGWLWMLIKGGIFAFVIIWIRVAWPRLREDQLQRVAWLGLVPIALLQLAITAVGVVVTS, encoded by the coding sequence ATGAACGAATACGTCGAGATCGTCATCCGGTCGGTGTGTGTGCTGGCCGCCTTCCTGGTGCTGCCGTTGGTCGTCGGCCAGACCGAGCACAAGGTGATGGCGCACATGCAGGGGCGGCTCGGCCCGATGGAGGCGGGCGGCTTCCACGGCTGGGCGCAGCTCATCGCCGACGGGGTGAAGTTCGTCCAGAAGGAGGACGTCGTCCCGCTCGCCGCGGACAAGAGCGTCTTCCGGCTGGCACCGGCGCTCGGCATCGTGTCCTACCTGCTGGCGCTCGCGGTCATCCCGTTCGGCTCGGACTTCTTCGGCGCCAACGTCCCCGGCGGCCTCGTCTGGCTGCTGGCGGTCAGCGGCATCGGCACCCTCGGGACGCTGATGGCGGGCTGGTCCAGCGGCAACAAGTACTCGCTGCTCGGTGGCATGCGCACCGCGGCCCAGCTGGTGTCCTACGAACTCCCGCTGATCCTGGTCTGCGCGTCGTTCGCGATCGCCGCCGGATCGCTGTCCATGGTCGGCATCGCGCAGGCCTGGAACCCGTGGTGGCTCATCTGGCAACTGCCGGGCGCCATCGTCTTCCTCGTCGCGGCGACCGCGGAGCTGCAACGCCCGCCGTTCGACATGCCGGTCGCCGACTCCGAGCTGGTGATGGGGCCCTACACCGAATACACCGGTCTGCGCTTCGCGCTCTTCCTGCTCGCCGAATACGCCGGCATCGTCGTCATGTCCTTCCTGCTCGCGGCGCTGTGGCTCGGCGCCTGGGCCGGCCCGTTCTCCGACTCGCTCGGCTGGCTCTGGATGCTGATCAAGGGCGGCATCTTCGCCTTCGTCATCATCTGGATCCGGGTCGCCTGGCCGCGGCTGCGGGAGGACCAGCTGCAACGGGTCGCCTGGCTGGGGCTGGTCCCGATCGCGTTGCTGCAGTTGGCAATCACAGCAGTCGGAGTGGTGGTGACTTCATAA
- a CDS encoding NADH-quinone oxidoreductase subunit C, whose product MTDTSYEVPSVSCDPTEWLDVLEQQRDEGFTFFDFLTAVDETDAEADPGFDVVVHLYDVTAGALREVLVHTRIDDGATLPSCTGLWSGAAWHERETFEMFGIGFDGFTDPIGGKLRKLLLPDAFDGNPLRKSFVLTARASKPWPGAKEPGGGGTDGKPARAPRRRLQPPGVPDESWGPR is encoded by the coding sequence GTGACCGACACGTCATACGAAGTCCCCTCTGTCAGCTGTGATCCCACCGAGTGGCTCGACGTCCTCGAGCAGCAACGCGACGAAGGTTTCACCTTCTTCGACTTCCTGACCGCGGTGGACGAGACCGACGCCGAGGCCGACCCGGGCTTCGACGTCGTCGTCCACCTCTACGACGTCACCGCCGGCGCGCTGCGCGAGGTCCTGGTGCACACGCGCATCGACGACGGTGCGACGCTGCCCAGCTGCACCGGGCTCTGGTCCGGCGCAGCCTGGCACGAGCGTGAGACCTTCGAGATGTTCGGCATCGGCTTCGACGGCTTCACCGACCCGATCGGCGGGAAACTGCGAAAACTGTTGCTGCCCGACGCTTTCGACGGTAACCCGTTGCGCAAGTCGTTCGTCCTCACCGCCCGCGCGAGCAAGCCGTGGCCCGGTGCCAAGGAGCCCGGCGGTGGCGGCACCGACGGCAAGCCCGCCCGCGCGCCGCGGCGTCGCCTGCAACCGCCCGGTGTCCCCGACGAGAGCTGGGGTCCGCGGTAG
- a CDS encoding NuoB/complex I 20 kDa subunit family protein, producing MTTDLPMPKVGLAQQVAPKPMRVVLNWGRRYSLWVFNFGLACCAIEFIAASMARHDFIRLGVIPFAPGPRQADLMVVSGTVTDKMAPAVRRLYDQMPEPKYVISFGACSNSGGPYWDSYCVTKGVDQLIPVDVYVPGCPPRPEGLLHGIRVLQEQIAAEKLQSKGLRAKLGANAGRKVTAAEVSRPLVAPPGEGES from the coding sequence ATGACCACCGACCTGCCCATGCCCAAGGTCGGGCTGGCGCAACAAGTGGCGCCCAAGCCGATGCGGGTGGTGCTCAACTGGGGCCGCCGCTACTCGCTGTGGGTCTTCAACTTCGGCCTGGCCTGCTGCGCCATCGAATTCATCGCGGCATCCATGGCGCGCCACGACTTCATCCGGCTCGGTGTCATCCCCTTCGCACCCGGGCCCCGGCAGGCCGACCTGATGGTGGTGTCGGGCACGGTCACCGACAAGATGGCGCCCGCGGTCCGTCGGCTCTACGACCAGATGCCAGAACCCAAGTACGTCATCAGCTTCGGCGCCTGCAGCAACTCCGGCGGGCCCTACTGGGACTCCTACTGCGTGACTAAGGGTGTCGACCAGCTGATCCCGGTCGACGTCTACGTGCCCGGTTGCCCGCCGCGCCCGGAAGGCCTGCTGCACGGCATCCGCGTGCTGCAGGAGCAGATCGCCGCCGAGAAGCTGCAGAGCAAGGGGTTGCGCGCCAAGCTGGGCGCGAACGCCGGTCGCAAGGTCACCGCCGCCGAGGTGAGCCGCCCATTGGTGGCTCCGCCCGGGGAAGGGGAGTCGTGA
- a CDS encoding NADH-quinone oxidoreductase subunit A has translation MSSGVTGYLVLLGVGVAGAVLFGAAMMSRRLLAPRAPALTKLATYESGVDPVAGGWAQTHFRYITYAFLYVVFAVDAVYLFPWALVLRDHHLGVASLVEMAIFIAVVLVGLLHAARRGLLTWSDRS, from the coding sequence GTGTCCTCGGGAGTGACCGGTTACTTGGTGCTGCTCGGCGTCGGTGTCGCCGGCGCGGTGCTGTTCGGCGCTGCCATGATGTCGCGGCGGCTCCTGGCACCCCGCGCGCCCGCGCTCACCAAGCTCGCGACCTACGAGTCCGGCGTCGACCCGGTCGCCGGTGGCTGGGCACAGACCCACTTCCGGTACATCACCTACGCCTTCTTGTATGTCGTCTTCGCCGTCGACGCGGTCTACCTCTTCCCGTGGGCGCTGGTGTTGCGCGACCACCACCTGGGTGTCGCCAGCCTGGTCGAGATGGCGATCTTCATCGCCGTCGTGCTCGTCGGCCTGCTGCACGCCGCCCGCCGCGGCCTGCTCACCTGGAGCGATAGGTCATGA
- a CDS encoding isocitrate lyase/PEP mutase family protein: MTQTELAATFRALHDDLLVLPNCWDAASARIIQQAGAPALATSSAAVAWSLGTRDGNVLDRNLMLEHLRRIIAVSSVPVSCDIEGGFGDSAADLAETTRLVIEAGAVGVNLEDAFDRGLRPVEEAAARVRVVRDAADAAGIDLYLNARTDGYLLGAADFDDTVARAAAYLEAGASGIFVPGVTDLETVSRLTAAIDAPVNILTGPSAPPIAQLKAAGARRVSAGSSLAAAVFGHVERAARELLDEGTYTGLEGAHTWAELNALFE, from the coding sequence ATGACACAGACCGAGCTCGCCGCCACCTTCCGCGCCCTCCACGACGACCTCCTGGTGTTACCGAACTGCTGGGACGCAGCGTCCGCCCGGATCATCCAGCAGGCGGGCGCCCCGGCACTGGCGACGTCGAGTGCGGCCGTCGCGTGGTCGCTCGGCACCCGGGACGGCAACGTGCTCGACCGCAACCTGATGCTCGAGCACCTGCGCCGCATCATCGCTGTGTCGAGCGTCCCGGTCTCCTGTGACATCGAGGGCGGATTCGGCGACAGCGCAGCGGATCTCGCGGAGACGACGCGGCTGGTGATCGAAGCCGGGGCGGTCGGCGTCAACCTCGAGGACGCGTTCGACCGCGGCCTTCGCCCGGTCGAGGAGGCGGCCGCTCGGGTGCGGGTCGTGCGCGACGCAGCCGATGCGGCCGGCATCGATCTCTACCTCAACGCACGCACCGACGGCTACCTGCTGGGTGCAGCCGACTTCGACGACACGGTCGCCCGGGCAGCGGCCTACCTCGAGGCGGGCGCGAGCGGGATCTTCGTCCCGGGGGTCACCGACCTGGAGACCGTGTCACGGCTCACCGCCGCCATCGACGCGCCGGTCAACATCCTGACCGGCCCGTCCGCTCCACCCATCGCACAGCTCAAGGCGGCCGGCGCGCGACGCGTGTCGGCGGGGTCCTCGCTGGCCGCAGCGGTCTTCGGCCACGTCGAGCGAGCAGCCCGCGAGTTGCTGGACGAGGGAACCTACACCGGGCTGGAAGGCGCGCACACCTGGGCGGAGCTGAACGCACTGTTCGAGTGA
- a CDS encoding DNA polymerase IV has protein sequence MTAWVLHVDMDQFLAAVEIQRRPELAGKPVVVGGRGDPTERAVVSTASYEAREFGIRSGMPLKIAVKRCPDAIFLPVDFPVYEAVSARVMQTLRDFPGAVVEVLGWDEAFVGLQADDPVATARAVQAAVLDATGLDCSVGIGDTKVRAKVATDLGKPRGVFQLTRDNWLDVMGERPVKALWGIGTQTAKRLETHDIRTVNDLAAAPDDLLAAEFGPNTGPHIGRLGRGAGSAVVDDTPWVARAHGRETTYQQDLVTQDEIRTALGELATQVESDIRAEGRQCQRVHLKIRFAPFFTFTRVRKLPEPTFAAEAIADTAFALYRGLSDDRPVRLLGVRAEMVPPPGGYDAPRTHGRRGAP, from the coding sequence ATGACGGCCTGGGTCCTGCACGTCGACATGGACCAGTTCCTTGCTGCCGTCGAGATCCAGCGTCGCCCCGAGCTGGCCGGCAAGCCGGTCGTGGTCGGTGGCCGCGGCGACCCGACCGAGCGGGCCGTGGTGTCGACCGCCTCCTACGAGGCGCGGGAGTTCGGTATCCGGTCCGGCATGCCCCTCAAGATCGCCGTGAAGAGATGCCCCGACGCGATCTTCCTCCCGGTGGATTTCCCGGTGTACGAGGCGGTTTCGGCCCGCGTCATGCAGACCTTGCGAGACTTCCCGGGTGCGGTCGTGGAGGTGCTCGGCTGGGACGAGGCGTTCGTGGGGCTGCAGGCGGACGACCCCGTCGCGACCGCGCGTGCGGTGCAAGCGGCAGTGCTCGACGCGACCGGGCTCGACTGCAGCGTCGGCATCGGTGACACCAAGGTCCGGGCGAAGGTCGCCACCGACCTCGGCAAGCCGCGCGGCGTGTTCCAGCTGACCCGCGACAACTGGCTGGATGTGATGGGCGAGCGGCCGGTGAAAGCGTTGTGGGGCATCGGCACCCAGACGGCGAAACGACTGGAAACACACGACATCCGCACCGTCAACGACCTCGCGGCCGCCCCGGACGACCTGCTCGCAGCCGAGTTCGGGCCGAACACCGGTCCGCACATCGGCCGGCTCGGCCGCGGTGCCGGGAGCGCGGTCGTCGACGACACGCCGTGGGTCGCGCGGGCACACGGCCGGGAGACCACGTACCAGCAGGACCTGGTGACCCAGGACGAGATCCGCACTGCCCTGGGAGAGCTCGCGACCCAGGTCGAGTCCGACATACGGGCCGAGGGGCGCCAGTGCCAACGGGTGCATCTGAAGATCCGCTTCGCACCCTTCTTCACCTTCACCCGGGTGCGCAAGCTGCCCGAGCCCACCTTTGCGGCCGAGGCCATCGCCGACACCGCTTTCGCCCTCTACCGGGGGCTGTCCGACGACCGACCGGTGCGACTGCTCGGGGTTCGCGCCGAGATGGTCCCGCCACCCGGAGGGTATGACGCACCACGTACGCACGGCCGTCGCGGCGCCCCGTGA
- a CDS encoding carboxymuconolactone decarboxylase family protein: MTNPAGLLDESATKGILAVVNAVHGQGVPDETLELVHLRVSQINGCSWCLNYGMRSARKAGESDERLMTLAGWRDAPYFTDDERAALLLAEHMTRIADSLDPVPDAVWDEVADRYDEKALAALVLWISTTNLFNRINVTTRQVAGTGMA; the protein is encoded by the coding sequence ATGACGAACCCGGCCGGTCTACTCGACGAGTCCGCCACCAAGGGCATCCTCGCCGTCGTCAACGCCGTTCACGGGCAAGGCGTTCCGGACGAGACGCTGGAGCTCGTGCACCTGCGTGTCAGCCAGATCAACGGCTGCTCGTGGTGTCTCAACTACGGTATGCGCTCCGCCCGCAAGGCGGGGGAGAGCGACGAGCGGCTGATGACCCTCGCCGGCTGGCGCGATGCGCCGTACTTCACCGACGACGAGCGAGCCGCGCTGTTGCTGGCCGAGCACATGACCCGCATCGCCGACAGTCTCGACCCGGTGCCCGATGCGGTGTGGGACGAGGTTGCCGACCGGTATGACGAGAAGGCCCTCGCGGCCCTGGTCCTGTGGATCTCCACGACCAATCTCTTCAACCGGATCAACGTAACCACCCGTCAGGTCGCCGGCACCGGCATGGCCTGA
- a CDS encoding sigma-70 family RNA polymerase sigma factor, which produces MNDNEFLARDFDAERTRLRAVAYRILGTYGDADDAVQETWLRLDRTDRSSIDNLRAWLTTVVSRVCLDMLRSRSARREDELTEDDQALTGPSDGPEALAVQDDSVNDAVLVVLDRLGPAERLAFVLHDLFSVPFEQIAAVLERSPDATRQLASRARRRVRDADVPKARARQREAVAAFLRASREGDLATLLTVLDPQIELRADRVAVAAAAVAPGGAPEIDHRLRGAQAVAAAFQGRAQGAELALIDGVVGAVYAPGGTVVSAIAARVRDGRVVGLDVCADRETIALMRIEVLGKP; this is translated from the coding sequence GTGAACGACAACGAATTTCTGGCTCGCGATTTCGACGCCGAGCGGACTCGGCTGCGGGCAGTGGCCTACCGGATCCTCGGAACGTATGGCGATGCCGATGACGCGGTCCAGGAGACGTGGCTGCGACTGGACCGCACCGACCGGTCGTCGATCGACAACCTGCGGGCCTGGCTGACCACGGTGGTCTCGCGAGTGTGTCTGGACATGCTGCGATCGCGCAGCGCACGACGCGAGGACGAGTTGACCGAGGACGATCAGGCCCTCACCGGGCCGAGCGACGGGCCGGAGGCACTTGCGGTCCAGGATGATTCGGTCAACGACGCCGTGCTCGTGGTGCTGGACAGGTTGGGCCCGGCGGAGCGCCTGGCGTTCGTACTGCACGATCTGTTCAGCGTGCCGTTCGAGCAGATCGCTGCGGTGCTCGAACGCTCCCCCGACGCGACACGGCAGTTGGCCTCCCGGGCGCGCCGGCGGGTGCGCGATGCCGACGTCCCGAAGGCGCGTGCGCGACAGCGCGAGGCCGTTGCGGCCTTCCTGCGCGCATCCCGCGAGGGTGACCTCGCCACGTTGTTGACGGTGCTCGATCCGCAGATCGAGTTGCGCGCCGACCGGGTCGCGGTCGCGGCAGCAGCGGTGGCTCCCGGCGGGGCACCGGAGATCGACCACCGGCTGCGTGGCGCACAGGCCGTCGCGGCCGCGTTCCAAGGCCGGGCGCAGGGTGCCGAGCTGGCACTCATCGACGGGGTCGTCGGGGCCGTCTACGCGCCGGGCGGGACGGTCGTGTCTGCCATCGCGGCCCGGGTCCGCGACGGGCGCGTCGTCGGCCTCGACGTGTGCGCTGATCGGGAGACCATCGCCCTGATGCGGATCGAGGTGCTCGGCAAACCCTGA
- a CDS encoding GNAT family N-acetyltransferase — MTSHWPFDELAIRSRDLALRPVRDQDVPSLLAVFPDDFDLDPGFPPLPGLPPATDRERRLVQSIWRHRGCWSVDDWALDFGVWRDGAPIGIQTLEGTRFRTDRTVDTASWIAKAFRGSGFGRQARASVLTFAFECLDAQRAVTSAVTTNQASLGVSRRLGYRDAGMRPHDTGAGIVELQHLVLTRDEWRHSDARIPSEINGFDTCRPFFGPT; from the coding sequence ATGACCTCTCACTGGCCGTTCGACGAGCTTGCCATCCGCAGCCGGGATCTCGCGTTGCGCCCGGTGCGCGACCAGGACGTCCCCTCGCTCCTCGCGGTGTTCCCGGACGACTTCGACCTCGACCCGGGTTTTCCGCCGCTGCCCGGCCTGCCGCCGGCCACGGATCGCGAACGCCGGCTCGTCCAGAGCATCTGGCGCCACCGCGGCTGCTGGTCGGTCGACGACTGGGCGCTCGACTTCGGTGTATGGCGGGACGGTGCACCGATCGGCATACAGACCCTCGAAGGGACGAGGTTCCGGACGGACCGAACGGTCGACACCGCATCCTGGATCGCGAAAGCCTTCCGCGGCAGCGGTTTCGGCAGGCAGGCGCGGGCATCCGTGCTCACCTTTGCGTTCGAGTGCCTCGACGCGCAGCGGGCCGTCACCTCGGCAGTGACGACCAACCAGGCGTCTTTGGGAGTGAGCAGGCGTCTCGGCTATCGGGATGCGGGCATGCGGCCGCACGACACGGGTGCCGGCATCGTGGAGCTGCAGCATCTGGTCCTGACTCGCGACGAGTGGCGTCACAGTGATGCCCGGATCCCGTCCGAGATCAACGGGTTCGACACCTGCCGGCCCTTTTTCGGGCCGACCTGA
- a CDS encoding HNH endonuclease signature motif containing protein, translated as MSKQQLLVAGDDIAGASVDALIATAHALVREAADKARAGTVGSSREELIDQVVACQQVQNSTWAAQSVRLAQVAAIEEIVEPGGRPREVRRSIGKYADEWLPQELGARLGWSDRQTTNRLTDAIDGMKHTPALFALAEKGSLDPRKLTIISDALCGVSPKVAHDVEDELLSVIDDAQATGEAPGEADDESAEPIPLTSTKLVRRTRRLLADLAPADAQESARKSRVAAKGVRVSPHHEPGLSAFHAVLPTEDAVRIMAGIDELARHLHEDTTTDKCLDECRVDAFVDLMLGNVSVSTTCVVQLPILPEQSGTTADRADAPGFFAPRVFDGHSAVAGLAAMIGMTGGLSCEPGSESEWLSRSFVEPRLEEWLRLSVAESFDILTTVDTPLAPRVRVDLTPGSGDRRQRWDHGPVATATRRRRARARAAEAGSPPTDYRIGDAVVEGFGVIPAGALSQLCRTLGVRLTRALVDAKTGATVETSDVTYRPGARLRRFVVTRDEHCRFPGCTRPARLDDVDHVIRWPDGPTAASNLQSLCRHHHRAKHEGGWSVSMTPDGICTWTSPSGHRYVTRPAD; from the coding sequence ATGTCGAAACAGCAGCTCCTGGTCGCCGGTGATGACATCGCCGGCGCATCGGTCGACGCGCTGATTGCGACTGCTCATGCACTCGTCCGTGAGGCTGCGGACAAGGCGAGGGCCGGGACCGTGGGTTCGTCTCGCGAGGAGTTGATCGACCAGGTCGTGGCGTGTCAGCAAGTGCAAAATTCCACCTGGGCGGCACAGTCCGTTCGGCTGGCACAAGTCGCCGCGATCGAGGAGATCGTGGAGCCTGGCGGGCGTCCGCGAGAGGTTCGGCGTTCCATCGGGAAGTATGCCGACGAATGGTTGCCGCAGGAGCTCGGCGCTCGACTGGGTTGGTCGGACCGGCAGACGACCAACCGACTGACGGATGCGATCGATGGGATGAAGCACACGCCGGCCTTGTTCGCGCTCGCGGAGAAGGGATCGCTCGACCCCCGCAAACTGACCATCATCTCGGACGCCTTGTGCGGAGTGAGCCCGAAGGTCGCGCACGATGTCGAGGACGAGTTGCTCTCCGTGATCGACGACGCGCAAGCGACGGGGGAGGCGCCAGGCGAGGCCGATGATGAGTCGGCTGAGCCGATCCCGTTGACGTCCACCAAACTCGTCCGCCGCACCCGACGACTGCTCGCCGACCTGGCGCCGGCGGACGCCCAGGAGTCAGCGCGCAAGAGTCGTGTGGCGGCGAAAGGAGTGCGGGTCTCGCCACACCACGAGCCGGGACTCAGCGCGTTCCATGCCGTCCTCCCGACCGAGGACGCGGTGCGCATCATGGCAGGCATCGACGAGTTGGCGCGGCACCTGCACGAGGACACGACCACCGACAAGTGCCTCGATGAGTGCCGCGTGGACGCGTTCGTCGACCTCATGCTCGGCAACGTGTCCGTCAGCACCACGTGCGTCGTGCAACTCCCCATCCTGCCGGAGCAGAGCGGCACGACCGCAGACCGTGCCGATGCGCCCGGTTTCTTCGCGCCCCGGGTCTTCGACGGTCACAGCGCTGTCGCGGGCCTGGCAGCAATGATCGGTATGACGGGAGGGTTGTCGTGCGAGCCCGGTAGCGAGTCGGAATGGTTGTCCCGATCCTTCGTCGAGCCACGGCTCGAGGAGTGGCTGCGGCTCAGCGTGGCTGAGAGCTTCGACATTCTCACCACGGTGGACACGCCGCTCGCGCCGCGTGTCCGGGTCGACCTGACTCCTGGCAGTGGTGATCGCCGGCAGCGGTGGGATCACGGGCCGGTCGCGACGGCGACCCGTCGCCGCCGGGCGAGGGCACGAGCCGCTGAGGCCGGATCACCGCCGACCGACTACCGGATCGGCGACGCGGTCGTCGAAGGGTTCGGCGTCATACCCGCCGGTGCGCTTTCTCAACTGTGCCGAACACTCGGTGTGAGACTCACGCGTGCACTGGTGGATGCGAAGACCGGGGCAACCGTGGAGACATCGGATGTGACCTATCGCCCGGGTGCACGTCTGCGACGGTTCGTGGTCACGCGGGACGAGCATTGTCGATTCCCGGGCTGCACCCGGCCGGCCCGGCTCGACGACGTCGACCACGTCATCCGATGGCCCGATGGCCCGACCGCTGCGAGCAACCTGCAATCCCTATGTCGTCATCATCACAGGGCGAAACACGAAGGCGGCTGGTCTGTTTCGATGACCCCTGACGGTATCTGCACGTGGACCAGCCCGTCCGGTCACCGTTACGTCACTCGCCCAGCGGACTGA
- a CDS encoding GNAT family N-acetyltransferase: protein MTSTWPFDGLSLTGPELVLRPVRDADLPRLIKVFPDDFDLDPSFPPLDGVPPAQDRARRLVQSIWRHRGRGFGIHARAVALSFAFESLGTRQAITSAVMSNHASLGVSRHLGYRDTGVRSHDTGAGIIDLQHLALTHDDWAGSDARAHVGIRGFEEYRPFFGLH, encoded by the coding sequence ATGACATCGACCTGGCCGTTCGACGGACTCTCCCTCACCGGGCCGGAACTGGTGCTCCGACCTGTCCGCGACGCGGACCTCCCGCGCCTCATCAAGGTGTTTCCCGACGACTTCGACCTCGACCCGAGCTTCCCTCCGCTGGATGGAGTGCCCCCGGCGCAGGACCGTGCGCGTCGCCTTGTCCAGAGCATCTGGCGCCATCGCGGCAGGGGCTTCGGCATACACGCCCGGGCTGTCGCGCTGTCCTTCGCCTTCGAATCGCTCGGCACCCGGCAGGCGATCACCTCTGCAGTCATGAGCAACCACGCGTCGCTCGGAGTGAGCCGTCATCTCGGCTACCGGGACACCGGAGTCCGATCGCACGACACCGGCGCCGGCATCATCGACCTGCAGCACCTCGCGTTGACCCACGACGACTGGGCGGGCAGCGACGCCCGCGCACACGTCGGGATCCGCGGCTTCGAGGAGTACCGACCGTTCTTCGGCTTGCACTGA